The Agrococcus sp. ARC_14 DNA segment GATCTCGCTGCACACCAGCCGCTGCTCCGCCAGCTGCCGCACGAAGCGGTCGACCGGCTCTCGCACCGCGAGCGCCAGCTCTGCCACGCCCTCGATGCCTGGCTCGAAGACGAGCCGCAGCACCCGCTCCTCGCCGAGCCCCGCCTCGTCGACGCGACGGTCGTCGAGACCGCGGGCGCGGGCGAGCGAGACGAGCCCTGCGGCGCCGAAGCGGTCACGGATGCTGTCATCCGGCAGCTGCGCGAAGCCGCCGAGCGTGTGCACGCCGAGGCGGTGGAGCATGCTCGGCAGCTCGTCGCCGCCGAGCACCCCGACCGGCAGCGGGGCGAGGAACTCGCTGCTGCGACCCACGGGCACGATCGTCTCGGCAGCAGTCCTCGTCGCAACGGCGGTCGCCGGCGTCGCCGCATCAGCCCCGGCGGCCACCGCGAGCTCTGCCGTGAAGCGGTCGTCGGCGACACCGAACGCCGCGGTGAACCCGAGCGACTCGAGCGCATCCCGCACCGCCCCGATCGCGCGCGACTCGGAGCCATAGAACCTGCTCGCCCCGCGCATCCGGAACGCCAGCGCGCCATCACCGATGGCCTGCGCCGCCGGCACGACCGCGAGCACCGCGCGCACGACCCGCTCGAATGCGAGCGCCTCCCCCACCGGGTCGGCCTGCGCGAGCGCGAGCAGGGGCGACGCGGACTGCGCATCGCGCACACGCATGCCCACCCGCACGCCGTCGGCACGCGCCCCCTCGTCGCAGGCGACGATGCGCAGCGCGTGCACGATCGCACCGGGCGAGCCGACCTCGCCACCCGCGGGCAGCGCCCCGGTCTGGCGCGCGACGACGACCGACCAGTCGGGCACGCGCAGCACGCCGATGCGGCTGTCGCGCCGCCGTGCGCTGCGCTCGATCGTCTCGCCGGTCATCCTGCAATGATCGAACACACGTTCGAACAGAGTCAAGTGGATGCGGTGTGTCGCGTCGCGGAGGGCCATCCAAGCCTCGGTGGGCCACAGGTTGGCTCTGGCGCCTCGATCTAGGTGGCGGCTTGTCTCGCACCTGAGCCGGTCAGCCGGTGGACTGCGGCGCGCGCCGCGGCAGCGCGCTCTGCAGTCGAGCTGGCGCCGTGCGCGACGAGTCCCGCTGGCGAGAGCTGCCACGCCTGCGCGATCGCGTAGATCAGCATCAGCACGTCCGCTGGGCGAAGCTCGCCCTGCTCTGGAAGGTGCATGGCCGACACCTTCTGGGCGTACACGTCGAGTGGCTCCGTCGTGGCCTGAGGCCGTTCAAGCTGTGCCCACATGCTGATGCGCAGCGCCCGCGGGTCGCGATCGTGGAACTCGACGAGCTCGGCGGCCCAGGCCGGCAGATCATCGGGTCGCGGGGGCACGGCCTCAGCCATGGCGCTGACCACATGCTCGAAGCTCGCATCGAACAGCGGGCTCTTGCCGCCGAAGTAGGCGTAGATCATCCGAACATTCGAGCCCGCCGCCGCGGCGATCCGGTCCACGCGAGCCCCTGCGAAACCCACCCGCGCGAACTCATCGCACGCGGCTGACAGCAGCCGTGCGCGCGTCGCTTCGGCGTCTCGTGCCATCGGGCAGCTCCTTGCGTCGTGTCGTTCCCCATCCTAGAGTAGAAGTAAATGATTACTTACTTAGGAGGATCGATGCTGCAAGAGGCAGCCCAAGCATTGGCGATCACACCGGCGTCGTCGGCTCGCGAACGCACGGTGGAC contains these protein-coding regions:
- a CDS encoding TetR family transcriptional regulator, producing MARDAEATRARLLSAACDEFARVGFAGARVDRIAAAAGSNVRMIYAYFGGKSPLFDASFEHVVSAMAEAVPPRPDDLPAWAAELVEFHDRDPRALRISMWAQLERPQATTEPLDVYAQKVSAMHLPEQGELRPADVLMLIYAIAQAWQLSPAGLVAHGASSTAERAAAARAAVHRLTGSGARQAAT
- a CDS encoding DNA polymerase Y family protein; the encoded protein is MTGETIERSARRRDSRIGVLRVPDWSVVVARQTGALPAGGEVGSPGAIVHALRIVACDEGARADGVRVGMRVRDAQSASPLLALAQADPVGEALAFERVVRAVLAVVPAAQAIGDGALAFRMRGASRFYGSESRAIGAVRDALESLGFTAAFGVADDRFTAELAVAAGADAATPATAVATRTAAETIVPVGRSSEFLAPLPVGVLGGDELPSMLHRLGVHTLGGFAQLPDDSIRDRFGAAGLVSLARARGLDDRRVDEAGLGEERVLRLVFEPGIEGVAELALAVREPVDRFVRQLAEQRLVCSEIRIMLRGEEGRVSERLWRQPGFLRASDIVDRMRWQLSESELGSALVEVQALPERLDADTEHMPGLWGGGGIDDRTKHALERLQSMLGREAVLTAATGGGRLLAERGVLTPWGDAAPIQPAGPWPGALPAPRPTVVFRPPLPALLTDAEGLPVEPQALDVREASPAVFSPPAAHRRRVVAWAGPWPIRRRELGDTVHRVQILDGEGEAWVLLHADGAWLAEGRYA